The following coding sequences are from one Novosphingobium sp. KACC 22771 window:
- a CDS encoding CHAT domain-containing protein: MTHRKTFFTLATSLLAMSIGGLGATAQAALAPERFALGANANGDACSASRQWGAGAGPISYAADQPFVINCRDIAAADLQGYVSARGKPAEATTCGEAVAATIAGNIPAQVRRCFDPRLGKPAIDIRITARDGSVWQGAAVESALGVLETALGVIAMGATPPQGNQTPKSAIQLAALPPAPAAKVEQQGQALSPANVLTDGVIALQSGRLLDASRTLSDGLRAFANADPTTRADLRLAAGLAHSNLTQFELAAADFAVADGYLRDAPPSPQRSLLMNQLGIYRGIDLVNQHRWNEAIAELNRMPGTSAGGIEDPETLSRLNQEGSGRGSNLQSQLSNDTDLNATLLKVQRYQTLSVAYLGAGRVDEAGAALQVASGAANAIVQRYAPDNIAWLRTTLERQQARIYMRRNTARDIARALDHYDCAIAGLSGRTSGTACLFPNAKPLSDTYVAAPLLADTQLERASAASRNPAISSDKVLAEYANAVQSLPQLTGTGNVSLASIERYFALLTRAPATPERDDRFFQAMQMIGEPAIALEYAQLQRVLSADPKAAELLRRRAQVDRQLVRLRTEIASADANSAALAELEKERLAATGERDQIAAQLSASNRIGALQDEPATIEAIRSALGPREAYLKLVQLYSSMAGIVVTKERTWIYMVDGGLAKTDALADAVMNSARLDEKTRRISPFAVAQSQQLFQAITGPAASAVAGAERIIYDPAGKLRQVPLAVLVTDPASVTAYQAQKAKGDYSKLAFVARSSESSVALSPRAFLRSRNDVKSSAARGKFLGIGENAAPEPAPANTGDNRMPFDCSLSYTQWAGYLSKVNPISARELTIAANAIGADGAPTIVGDKFTDISLIDGPASSQLGQYQVVHFATHGLPETQVDLSTCKLHLPPALLTTLAAPTPSGQVLSDGMLSFDEVAKLELDANLVVLSACDTAAGTSVQTALKAGLESASPALDGLVRSFIAAGARTVMATFWAVPVLTQTDDLMSTFYRTGRSATMASAIKTAQDQMIDTRRFSHPYYWGAYFLVGDGAKSMLTPTQMAMK, from the coding sequence ATGACGCACCGCAAGACCTTTTTCACGCTCGCCACCTCGCTCCTGGCGATGAGCATCGGGGGCTTGGGCGCAACGGCGCAGGCGGCCCTGGCGCCCGAACGCTTTGCGCTGGGGGCCAATGCCAATGGCGACGCCTGTTCCGCCTCGCGCCAGTGGGGGGCGGGGGCCGGGCCGATCAGCTATGCCGCCGATCAGCCTTTCGTCATCAATTGCCGCGACATCGCCGCCGCCGATCTGCAGGGCTATGTCAGCGCGCGGGGCAAACCGGCTGAGGCCACCACCTGCGGCGAGGCGGTTGCGGCCACCATTGCGGGCAATATTCCCGCGCAGGTGCGGCGCTGTTTTGACCCGCGTCTGGGCAAGCCGGCGATCGATATCCGCATCACCGCGCGCGATGGTTCGGTGTGGCAAGGAGCGGCGGTGGAATCGGCGCTGGGCGTGCTGGAAACCGCCTTGGGGGTGATCGCGATGGGCGCGACCCCGCCGCAGGGCAACCAGACGCCCAAATCCGCGATCCAGCTTGCCGCGCTGCCCCCGGCGCCTGCGGCCAAGGTGGAGCAGCAGGGGCAGGCACTCTCGCCCGCCAATGTGCTGACCGATGGGGTGATCGCCCTGCAGAGCGGGCGCCTGCTCGATGCCTCGCGCACGTTGAGCGATGGGCTGCGCGCCTTTGCCAATGCCGATCCCACCACGCGCGCGGATCTGCGCCTCGCCGCCGGGCTAGCGCATTCCAATCTGACCCAGTTTGAACTGGCCGCTGCCGATTTTGCCGTGGCGGATGGCTATCTGCGCGATGCGCCACCCTCGCCCCAGCGCTCCCTGCTGATGAATCAATTGGGGATTTATCGCGGCATCGATCTGGTCAACCAGCATCGCTGGAACGAGGCGATTGCCGAATTGAACCGCATGCCCGGCACCAGCGCGGGCGGCATCGAAGATCCCGAAACGCTCAGCCGTCTCAATCAGGAAGGCAGCGGGCGGGGCAGCAATCTGCAATCGCAATTGAGCAATGACACCGACCTCAATGCGACCCTGCTCAAGGTTCAGCGCTATCAGACCTTGAGCGTGGCCTATCTGGGCGCGGGGCGCGTGGATGAGGCGGGGGCCGCCTTGCAGGTGGCCAGCGGGGCGGCCAATGCCATTGTCCAGCGCTATGCGCCCGACAATATCGCCTGGCTGCGCACCACGCTGGAGCGTCAGCAGGCGCGCATTTACATGCGGCGCAACACGGCGCGCGACATTGCCCGCGCGCTGGACCATTACGATTGCGCGATTGCCGGATTGAGCGGGCGGACATCGGGCACGGCCTGCCTGTTCCCCAATGCCAAGCCGCTGAGCGATACCTATGTGGCCGCGCCCTTGCTAGCCGATACGCAATTGGAACGCGCCAGCGCCGCCTCGCGCAATCCGGCGATCAGTTCGGACAAGGTGCTGGCCGAATATGCCAATGCGGTGCAGAGCCTGCCGCAACTGACGGGGACGGGCAATGTCTCGCTGGCCTCGATCGAGCGCTATTTCGCCTTGTTGACGCGCGCCCCCGCTACGCCCGAGCGCGATGACCGCTTTTTCCAGGCGATGCAGATGATCGGTGAACCGGCCATCGCGCTGGAATATGCGCAATTGCAGCGCGTGCTTTCGGCCGATCCCAAGGCCGCCGAATTGCTGCGCCGCCGCGCTCAGGTTGACCGCCAGCTGGTCCGCCTACGCACCGAAATCGCCAGTGCGGACGCCAATAGCGCGGCGCTGGCCGAGCTGGAAAAGGAGCGCCTTGCCGCCACCGGCGAGCGCGACCAGATCGCGGCGCAATTGTCGGCCAGCAACCGCATCGGCGCGCTTCAGGACGAACCGGCCACCATCGAGGCGATCCGCAGCGCGCTTGGCCCCCGTGAGGCCTATCTCAAGCTGGTCCAGCTTTACAGCTCGATGGCGGGCATCGTGGTGACCAAGGAGCGGACGTGGATCTATATGGTCGATGGCGGGCTGGCCAAGACCGATGCGCTTGCCGATGCGGTGATGAACAGCGCGCGGCTGGATGAAAAGACACGCCGGATCAGCCCCTTTGCCGTGGCTCAGTCGCAACAGCTGTTTCAGGCGATCACCGGGCCTGCGGCCTCCGCCGTGGCGGGCGCGGAACGGATCATCTATGATCCGGCGGGCAAGCTGCGTCAGGTGCCGCTGGCCGTGCTGGTGACCGATCCCGCCTCCGTTACGGCCTATCAGGCGCAAAAGGCCAAGGGCGATTATTCGAAACTGGCCTTTGTTGCGCGCAGCAGCGAGTCCTCGGTGGCCTTGTCGCCGCGGGCTTTTCTGCGCTCGCGCAATGATGTCAAATCCTCGGCCGCGCGGGGCAAATTTCTGGGCATAGGCGAAAATGCCGCGCCCGAACCGGCCCCGGCCAACACCGGCGACAACCGGATGCCCTTTGACTGTTCCCTGTCCTATACCCAATGGGCGGGCTATCTGAGCAAGGTCAACCCGATCAGCGCGCGTGAATTGACCATTGCGGCCAATGCTATCGGCGCCGATGGAGCGCCCACCATCGTGGGCGACAAATTCACCGATATCAGCCTGATCGACGGCCCGGCCTCATCCCAGCTTGGCCAGTATCAGGTCGTTCATTTCGCCACCCATGGACTGCCTGAAACGCAGGTCGATCTCTCCACCTGCAAATTGCATCTGCCGCCCGCGCTGCTGACCACGCTGGCTGCGCCGACGCCCTCGGGTCAGGTCCTGTCCGATGGCATGCTGTCCTTTGACGAAGTGGCCAAGCTGGAGCTGGACGCTAATCTGGTGGTGCTCTCGGCCTGCGACACGGCGGCGGGCACCAGTGTCCAGACCGCGCTCAAGGCCGGGCTGGAAAGCGCCTCGCCCGCGCTCGACGGGCTGGTGCGCTCCTTTATCGCGGCGGGCGCACGCACGGTCATGGCCACGTTCTGGGCCGTGCCGGTTCTGACCCAGACCGACGATCTGATGTCCACCTTTTACCGCACCGGACGCAGCGCCACCATGGCCAGCGCGATCAAGACCGCGCAGGACCAGATGATCGACACCCGCCGCTTTTCGCATCCCTATTACTGGGGTGCCTATTTCCTGGTGGGCGATGGGGCCAAATCGATGCTGACGCCGACACAGATGGCGATGAAGTAA
- a CDS encoding OmpA family protein, which produces MRKLIIMAALASSAMATSAYAETGPYITIEGGAVKQERSDVSGPTGFERSNRFKYGWEAGGAVGYDFGNFRLEAEGFYNESKMASSMRPTAVPGPLGTFTRDGGTLAGHTSTVAVMGNALFSVGHWGGAKFYAGGGAGYADVYLSEGLPGTNAAYTRDHAQGFAWQALAGLTMPLSKNADFGVRYRYFRPDGADNFADSTGAFHNAKLRSHSVLATLTYNFGRAAEPVAEPAPPPPPPPAAEPAPPPPPPPPPPPPPVCNKGPYIVFFDWDKSDVTSEAAGILDSAIQAYGNCGTVPVMVAGYTDSSGTPKYNLGLSQRRAESVKSYLTSHGVGSGSITTQGLGETNQRVPTADGVRELQNRRVEITYGPGSGN; this is translated from the coding sequence ATGAGAAAACTCATTATTATGGCCGCTCTGGCCTCGTCTGCCATGGCAACCTCGGCTTACGCGGAAACCGGCCCCTATATCACGATCGAGGGCGGCGCGGTGAAGCAGGAACGCTCGGACGTTTCGGGCCCCACCGGGTTTGAACGCAGCAACCGCTTCAAGTACGGCTGGGAAGCAGGCGGTGCCGTCGGTTATGACTTCGGCAACTTCCGTCTTGAAGCTGAAGGCTTCTACAACGAATCCAAGATGGCCAGCTCGATGCGCCCGACGGCCGTCCCCGGTCCGCTCGGCACTTTCACCCGCGATGGCGGCACGCTGGCCGGTCACACCTCGACCGTGGCCGTGATGGGTAACGCCCTGTTCAGCGTCGGCCACTGGGGCGGAGCCAAGTTCTACGCCGGTGGCGGCGCCGGTTATGCCGACGTTTACCTCTCGGAAGGTCTGCCCGGCACCAACGCCGCCTATACCCGCGACCATGCTCAGGGTTTTGCCTGGCAGGCCCTGGCCGGCCTGACCATGCCGCTGAGCAAGAACGCCGACTTTGGTGTGCGTTACCGTTATTTCCGTCCCGATGGCGCGGACAATTTCGCTGACTCGACCGGCGCGTTCCACAATGCCAAGCTGCGCAGCCACTCGGTTCTGGCCACGCTGACCTATAACTTCGGCCGCGCCGCCGAGCCGGTGGCCGAGCCCGCTCCGCCCCCGCCGCCCCCGCCGGCCGCCGAACCTGCTCCCCCGCCGCCGCCCCCGCCCCCCCCGCCGCCCCCGCCGGTTTGCAACAAGGGCCCCTACATCGTGTTCTTCGATTGGGATAAGTCGGACGTCACGAGCGAAGCCGCAGGCATCCTCGACAGCGCGATCCAGGCCTATGGCAATTGCGGCACGGTGCCGGTGATGGTGGCCGGTTATACCGACAGCTCGGGTACGCCCAAGTACAACCTCGGCCTGTCGCAGCGCCGCGCTGAATCGGTCAAGTCCTACCTGACCAGCCACGGCGTTGGCAGCGGCTCGATCACCACGCAGGGTCTGGGTGAAACCAACCAGCGCGTTCCCACCGCCGACGGCGTCCGCGAACTGCAGAACCGTCGCGTTGAAATCACTTACGGGCCGGGCTCGGGCAACTAA
- a CDS encoding GlsB/YeaQ/YmgE family stress response membrane protein yields the protein MSILLWLVIGALVGAVAGMIMGEALGLFGNIVVGVVGAFLGGLLFSHGDINNSPLTIGTFSVSLVGAIVLLGIVNLFRRGSLR from the coding sequence ATGAGCATCCTTCTGTGGCTTGTGATCGGTGCGCTGGTTGGCGCGGTCGCAGGCATGATCATGGGCGAGGCGCTGGGCCTGTTCGGCAATATCGTGGTGGGCGTGGTGGGCGCGTTTTTGGGCGGCCTCCTGTTCTCGCATGGCGATATCAACAACAGCCCGCTGACCATCGGCACTTTCTCGGTCTCGCTGGTGGGCGCCATCGTGCTGCTGGGCATCGTCAATCTGTTTCGGCGCGGGTCGCTGCGTTGA
- a CDS encoding SLC13 family permease, with product MTYAQGLSFALLLGAIAMFVWGRFRYDLVALVVLVIAMATGDVPVKQAFTGFTSDVVMIVGSALVVSAAIARSGVIEWAVGPWLERLRTAPVQVPVLSGVTALLSMLTKNVGALAILMPVALRIGRKTGTSPSSLLMPMAFMSLLGGLVTLVGTSTNIIVSQIRQQELGRPFALFDFAPVGLVLTGLGLLTVSVAWRLLPATRQGAAGLDTASAQTRYATEARITTELAQSGVTIADLRLSDDGVTLRRLIGPDGTARPALPDALLPADSCLVLEGQDEALDRLFARVPLMHGRESREPEKSEPGEEMRSIEAVVQEHSLLVGQTAQEAGLQDRFGVSLMGIGRSQERITERLDETALRAGDVLVLRAGERALPAILTDLDLLPLFERNVKLGDRRRRFLPIIVLAAAMLLVAFGVAPVAGAFFGAAVMMMVVGALSPREAYGALEPEVLVLLGALTPISEAVHHSGGTEIIAHMMTGLLDNLAPIFALGVMMAAAMICSPFLHNAPTVLLLGPVAVAVARGLHLNPDAFLMAVATGAGSDFLTPVGHQCNTLVMGPGGYRFGDYWRLGMPLSIMVIIAGTLAINVFWPL from the coding sequence ATGACCTATGCGCAGGGGCTTTCGTTTGCGCTGCTGCTGGGCGCGATTGCGATGTTTGTGTGGGGGCGGTTCCGCTATGATCTGGTGGCGCTGGTGGTGCTGGTCATCGCCATGGCCACGGGCGATGTCCCGGTCAAACAGGCCTTCACCGGTTTTACCAGCGATGTGGTCATGATTGTCGGTTCGGCGCTGGTGGTCAGCGCGGCGATTGCCCGTTCCGGGGTGATCGAATGGGCCGTGGGACCATGGCTTGAGCGTTTGCGCACCGCGCCGGTTCAGGTGCCGGTGCTCTCGGGCGTTACCGCGCTGCTCTCGATGCTGACCAAGAATGTGGGCGCGCTGGCGATCCTGATGCCGGTGGCCCTGCGCATCGGGCGCAAGACCGGCACCTCGCCCTCCAGCCTACTGATGCCGATGGCTTTCATGTCGCTGCTGGGCGGGCTGGTCACGCTGGTGGGCACATCGACCAATATCATCGTCAGCCAGATCCGGCAGCAGGAATTGGGCCGCCCCTTTGCGCTGTTCGATTTTGCCCCGGTCGGTCTGGTGCTGACCGGGCTGGGCCTGCTGACGGTCAGCGTGGCATGGCGCCTGTTGCCCGCCACGCGGCAGGGGGCGGCGGGCCTTGACACCGCCTCGGCCCAGACGCGCTATGCCACCGAAGCGCGCATCACCACCGAGCTGGCGCAAAGCGGGGTGACGATTGCCGATCTGCGCCTGAGCGATGACGGGGTGACGCTGCGGCGTCTGATCGGGCCGGATGGCACGGCGCGCCCCGCCCTGCCCGATGCACTGCTGCCCGCCGACAGTTGCCTGGTGCTGGAGGGACAGGACGAGGCGCTCGATCGCCTCTTCGCCCGCGTGCCGCTGATGCATGGGCGCGAGAGCCGCGAGCCGGAAAAATCCGAACCCGGCGAGGAAATGCGCAGCATTGAGGCGGTAGTGCAGGAGCATTCGCTGCTGGTGGGCCAAACCGCGCAGGAAGCCGGGCTGCAGGACCGCTTTGGCGTCAGCCTGATGGGCATCGGCCGCAGCCAGGAGCGGATCACCGAGCGGCTGGATGAAACTGCCCTGCGCGCGGGCGATGTGCTGGTGCTGCGCGCGGGCGAAAGGGCGCTGCCCGCGATCCTGACGGATCTGGATCTGCTCCCGCTGTTCGAACGCAATGTCAAACTGGGCGACCGACGCCGCCGGTTTCTGCCGATCATCGTGCTGGCGGCGGCCATGCTGCTGGTGGCCTTTGGCGTGGCGCCGGTGGCGGGCGCGTTTTTCGGCGCGGCGGTCATGATGATGGTGGTGGGCGCGCTTTCCCCGCGTGAGGCCTATGGCGCGCTGGAACCTGAAGTGCTGGTGCTGCTGGGCGCCTTGACGCCGATCAGCGAGGCGGTGCACCACAGCGGCGGCACCGAGATCATCGCCCATATGATGACTGGGCTGCTGGATAATCTGGCGCCGATCTTTGCGCTGGGGGTGATGATGGCGGCGGCGATGATCTGTTCGCCCTTTTTGCACAATGCGCCCACGGTGCTGTTGCTGGGGCCGGTGGCGGTGGCCGTGGCCCGCGGGCTGCATCTCAATCCCGACGCATTCCTGATGGCCGTGGCCACGGGGGCGGGATCGGATTTCCTGACGCCGGTCGGCCATCAATGCAACACGCTGGTGATGGGGCCGGGCGGCTATCGCTTTGGCGATTACTGGCGGCTGGGCATGCCCTTGTCGATCATGGTGATCATCGCGGGCACTCTGGCCATCAACGTGTTCTGGCCCTTATAG
- a CDS encoding zinc-binding metallopeptidase family protein: MAPFACPNCRRLVHFEARVCPACQATLGYDPGENTFLFLADEATCWRDGAGEIVDAVVCANNTDHAICNWLVRTDDAEPLCRACRHNEVIPDLNMEGVAQRWAKIEEAKRRMIHSLLQLGLPVETPAEAPEGQQGFAFRFLYDPAAENGGDAQVMTGHDGGVITLNLVEADDAQRQKIRENMGEPYRTLLGHFRHEIGHHYWNRLVENDPQRLEEFRALFGDERADYAQALAAHYDADPAQVWSEDFISFYATSHPWEDFAETFAHYLHIVDVLATGAGIGLRVEEGDLDVRLDFNPYRAKAEPLAEAMAPLSFAMNTINRAMGQPDCYPFHLTAPIVAKLDFVQRLTAG, from the coding sequence ATGGCTCCTTTTGCATGCCCGAACTGCCGGCGTCTGGTGCATTTCGAGGCGCGGGTCTGTCCCGCCTGCCAGGCCACGCTGGGCTATGACCCGGGCGAAAACACATTTCTCTTTCTGGCCGATGAGGCCACTTGCTGGCGCGACGGTGCGGGCGAGATCGTCGATGCGGTTGTTTGCGCCAACAACACCGATCATGCAATCTGCAACTGGCTGGTGCGGACGGATGATGCCGAGCCTTTGTGCCGCGCCTGTCGCCACAATGAGGTCATCCCCGATCTGAACATGGAGGGCGTGGCCCAGCGATGGGCAAAAATCGAGGAGGCCAAGCGGCGGATGATCCATTCGCTGCTGCAACTGGGCCTGCCGGTGGAAACCCCCGCCGAAGCGCCGGAGGGCCAGCAGGGGTTTGCCTTCCGCTTCCTATACGACCCTGCGGCCGAAAACGGAGGCGATGCGCAGGTGATGACCGGCCATGACGGCGGCGTCATCACGCTCAATCTGGTCGAGGCCGACGATGCGCAGCGCCAGAAAATCCGCGAGAATATGGGCGAGCCCTATCGTACGCTGCTGGGCCATTTCCGCCATGAGATCGGGCATCATTACTGGAACCGGCTGGTCGAAAACGATCCGCAAAGGCTGGAGGAATTTCGCGCGCTGTTTGGCGATGAACGGGCCGATTATGCGCAGGCATTGGCCGCCCATTACGATGCCGATCCGGCGCAGGTGTGGAGCGAGGACTTCATCAGCTTTTACGCTACTTCGCATCCGTGGGAGGATTTTGCCGAAACCTTTGCCCATTATCTGCACATTGTCGATGTGCTGGCCACCGGGGCGGGCATCGGGCTGCGGGTGGAAGAGGGCGATCTGGACGTGCGGCTCGATTTCAACCCCTATCGTGCCAAGGCCGAACCATTGGCCGAGGCGATGGCGCCCCTGTCCTTTGCCATGAACACGATCAATCGCGCGATGGGCCAGCCCGATTGCTATCCTTTCCATCTGACTGCGCCGATTGTGGCCAAGCTGGATTTCGTTCAGCGCCTGACCGCGGGATAA
- a CDS encoding GlsB/YeaQ/YmgE family stress response membrane protein, protein MGIILWLIAGAFVGWLASLIMRRDGSQGILGDILVGIVGAFIGGILFTGGTINDGVISINTILVSLVGAVILLAIVNLARRGSLR, encoded by the coding sequence ATGGGCATTATTCTTTGGCTTATCGCAGGCGCTTTCGTGGGTTGGCTGGCCAGCCTGATCATGCGCCGTGACGGTTCGCAGGGCATTCTGGGCGACATTCTGGTCGGTATCGTGGGTGCCTTTATCGGCGGCATCCTGTTTACCGGCGGCACGATCAATGATGGCGTGATCTCGATCAACACCATCCTTGTTTCGCTGGTGGGTGCGGTGATCCTGCTGGCCATCGTCAATCTGGCGCGTCGCGGTTCGCTGCGTTAA
- a CDS encoding lmo0937 family membrane protein: protein MLLFLAIILVVAWIGGFAVFHVAGGLIHLLLLFAIASFIFHLITGRSSAT, encoded by the coding sequence ATGCTTCTTTTTCTGGCCATTATTCTTGTCGTCGCATGGATCGGCGGCTTTGCGGTCTTTCACGTTGCGGGCGGGTTGATTCACCTGCTGCTGCTCTTCGCGATCGCTTCTTTCATTTTCCACCTGATCACGGGTCGCTCTTCGGCAACGTGA